The region CCGGTCTAGCTGTGCGGCCATTCGCGCGTTTTTTTCGCGTCTCGATGGCCGCCGGTCGGGTTGCCGCTTGATGCTTCGTAGCCGACTTGGTACACATAGTGCTTCGGGGCGTGTATGACGTTGTCCATTCGGTATTGGTCCAGATCGTCTTGAAATTGCCGTTTGCTTTCTTGCTCATCCATCATTGGTACCCCCTTGTGGATATGGACTGCTGCGTTTATAGGGTGCGTCATCAAGGCGTGTTTTACTCAAAAGCCGTGGATCGTCATGCCGCCATCGACGAATAGCGTTTGGCCGGTTATATAGCTTGACGCATCGGAGGCGAGGAACACAGCCGGGCCGACGAGCTCAGGCAGCTCGCCAATCCGCTTGAGCGGCGTGACGGCCAAAATGTCGTTCACATACGCTTCGTCCTCAAGCAGCGTTTTGGTGAGCGGCGTCCGGAAATACCATGGGCCGATCGCGTTGACGCGTATGCCGTAGCGCCCCCACTCAAACGCCAGCACTTTCGTCATTTGGATGAGCGCCGCTTTTGTCGCCGCATACACAACCCCGGTGCGCAAGGCGACATGGCCGGCGACGGAAGCGATGTTGATGATGTTTCCGCCTTGCTTTTGTTCTTTCATGACGCGACCGGCTTCTTGTGAGACGAGAAACGCCGACTTTAAGTTGGTGTTCATAATCGTTTCCCACTCATGATCCGTCACATCCAAAGCCGGGGTGCGGATGTTCATGCCAGCGTTGTTGACAACGATATCAAGTGATCCGGCTTGTTGTTTGACATTGGCGACGGCGTCATGCACGGCTTTCCGGTCGATGACATCAAGCGGATATATGTACGCTTTCCGGCCGAACTGTTCGATATGGCTTGCCGTTTCTTGCAAATCAGCTTCCGTGCGGGCGATGAGCGCCACATCGGCCCCGGCTTCAGCGAACCCGATCGCGATCGCCCGGCCGATGCCGCGTCCGGCTCCCGTCACTAACGCCGTTTTTCCGTCCAAGCGAAACGAAGGCAAAAACATCGAAATCTCCCCTTTCAGAATCGTCGGTACATCCTCATGATAGCATGATCCCCTGTTGCAGCCAATCATTGGCATCGCTGTTTGGCAGGGAGCGGGAATTCCAAGTTGCAGCCGGCGCGCCGTCCCGCTACAATAAAAAAGAGAACACCATCTAGATAAGGGGATGACGCCATGATTCATCACACATGGGCGACCCGGCCGACGATCAAAAAAGTAAAGTGCGTTCACACGAACGCGGAAAAGTACATGGTCAGCAATGTGTTGACGCCGGGCAAAGTATATGAAGTGAAAAGCGAAACGGACGAGTTTTATTTTGTCATCGACAACAGCGGAAAAGTCGGCGGGTTTTACAAAGATTATTTTGAGGAAGTCAAGTGATCGCGCCAATCACCAAGAAAAAAACGGATGTCCAAAACAGGGCATCCGTTTTTTCGATCAGCCGGCGGCGCTTTGTTCCGCCGTCGGCGGCCGCACCCGGCTTGCCGGCAGCGTGATCGTCAACGTCGTCCCTTTTTGTACGGCGCTTTCGATCGTCCACGTTCCTCCCATTTGTTCGATGATTTTGACGGCGACCATCGCACCAAGCCCAGTGCCTTTTTCTTTTGTGCTGAAGTATGGCTCGCCGAAGCGGCGCACTTGTTCTTTCGTCATGCCAACGCCGTTGTCGGAAATGGTGATGACGACTGATGTTTCCCGGTTCTCGGCCGCAACATGGAGCGTGCCGCCGTTTGGCATCGCCTCAATGCTGTTTTTCAACAAGTTGAGAAAACACTGTTGGAAATATTGTGCGTTTCCGATGACGACACCATGTTCGAGGGAAGAGGATACATGGATCGAATGCATATGCGCCATTGGCGTAATCATTTGCAGCACTTTCTGAAGCTGGGTGGCGACATCAATTGGCTCGGTCTCTTTTGGCGCCGGTTTGGCAAACGTCAAATAGTCGCGGATGATGGCTTCCGCCCGCTCGAGTTCCTCTAAGGCGATGCGAATGTACCGCTCTTCGGTTTCTCGCGGCAACCGACCCGTTTGCAGCAGCTGGATGAACCCTTTGACGACGGTGAGCGGGTTGCGAATTTCATGGGAAATGCTGGCTGCCATTTGGCTGACAATTTCCATTTTTTCCATTTTCATCAGCTCTGCCCGAGCGAGCTGCGCCTCATGAAGCGTCTCCATCAAATAGACAGCGAACATCATGACGAACGGCGGCATCATAATAAAATACACGATATATGGCTTCGTTACCGGAAAATCAGCAACAATCACGGCGACAAATGTCGTCAGCACCGCGAGCAAAAACGTCAGCCAAAGCGACATAACGAGCTTGCTCGGCTGCGGCAGCTTGCGAAACAGCGGCGAAGCGGCCGCCGCTATGGCAAACATGATGGCGTAAACGATCAACGTGAGCGGCTGAAATCCGTACAAAACGGTGCGTGCCAGCATCAAGACAACAAACAGCACCGCCCCGACCGCGCCGCCGCCATACAATGTCCCAAGCAAAAACGGAATTTGCCGGAAATCATGGACGCACAGCGGATCAATGTAAATCGGAAATTTCATGCACAAAACGGCCGCCAACGCCAAACAAGCCCCAAGCAGCGCCTGGCCATAGAGCGGGCGCTGCCGGATCGCTCGACTATGGTCATAAATAAACGAAAAGGCAAAGATCGTGACTAAAATATAAAATAAGTTGTTCAGGACGTGCTGGTTAATGTATAAACCCGCCATACGAAAAATCTCCTAACTGAATGGACCTTATCACCTTCCATTATAGCGAAAAGAGATTGAAAGAAAAATATGCATTGGCTATGTCCGGTCTTTCGGCAGCCAAACCGCCAAGGCGCCAAAGAGCGGCAGCACGCTGCAAAGCCGCATTAACGTGCCAAGCGGCGACAAATCAGCGATTTTGCCGAGCACAACCGCCCCAAGCACCCCCATGCCAAACGCCAGGCCGACGATGAGTCCGGATGCCATGCCGACATGGTTCGGAAGCAGCTCTTGGGCGTAGACGACAAACGTCGCAATGTTTAATGGTAATACAAATCCGGCGAGGGGCAGCATCGGCAGAGCAATCCAAAGCGGCGCGTGCGGCAAGGCGAGCGAAAACGGCGCCGTCCCAACGGTCGACCAGATCATTAAGTTCCGTTTGCCGAACTAGTCAGCGATTCAAAAAGAGCGCCCGGATGACCGCCTCCATCGCATCGTTCAAAAAGTGGCCGAGGATGATGGCGAACAAAATCGGGTAGACGGTCATGCCGACGGCGCTCGTTCGCTCTGTAGGAGTGTTCATCGTTCTCCTCCGTTCAAAACATATCTTAATATTCCTAATTATACCTTAATTTTTTGTCTTTTCAATCACCGGCCCGGTAATTCAACTTTTCTTTTCCGGATGCCCCGATCGCGAGTTTGACGCTCACGGACAGCGTGTTGTCGCCGAGCGGGATGAGGCCGTTGGACTGATGTTTTTTCCAAATATTTGGACGCTGGCGGTACAGCTGTTCCGACACATTCAACGTATCGATCCGCCACGCCTTGCCGAGTTCATACAGGCGGCGGATCTCCTGCTTCACCGTTTGTTCCGCCAGTTGGACCAGTTGTTTTCGCGAGAGCGGCTTGCGCAGTTCGATGATGCTTCCTTGCGCCTCGACTTGGACAGCAAACGCGGGTTCTCCGTCCTTCGCCTTGACTGACCATTTGGTTTTTGGATTGCGGACGACAAGCGAGGCGATCGTTTTCCCTTTTTGTTTGACATAAATCGGGGTGCGGCGAATGTCGTGTTCGAGCCAGCGCAGTCCCTCTAGATCGGAACGGCGGACGCATCCTTGCAGAGTATAATCGTGAAGAAAACAAACACCGGAAACCGCCAACATCGGTTTTGGCTTTTTATTTTCGATCCAGCGCCGGCGGTCGATCGTTAAATAAGGAAGCCTTGTCGTAGCAGCTTTTTCATCCATATCGGCAATCAGCCGGTTGAGCCGGATCGGGCGGATGAACGAACTTTGTTGAAAGATTTCTTCCGGGTTGGACAACAGCGAATAATAGGAGGAAGCGTTTAACAGCGGCGTCGCTTCAAACAGCTCGGACAGCGGCTCATCGGTGGCGTACACCCATGCCGTATGGCGAATTTCGTTGTAACGGTTCAGCACGTCGATCACATCGGCCACGATGCCTTTTTGCAAGGCCCGTTTGGTAAAGACAAGGCTTTTTACATGATCCCATGACACCCTTTGTTGAATGGAAGGGTAGATTTTGTCGGTCGCGATATTAAACGTTTCGCCGGCCGCTTTGCCGATCGAAACGGCTGCTTTCTCTTTGCCGCCCCCGGCTTCGACTTTGGCGAGGGCGGTGAATCCGACCAGCTGGACGTAGGCGATCACTTGGCCGTTTTTGTAATCGACTCCGATCGAATGAACGTACACAATATGATCAATGTTGCGCGTATCCCAGCAGCCGCCAAGCAAGATGACAGAAGCGATAAAGGGAAGGAGCCGCTTCCTCATTTTCGTTCCCTCTCTTTCGCAATGAGATCATTCGGGCGCACAATGCGGTCGCGCGTAATGAACTGCTTCCATGTGCTTGGGATGAACACTTTCCCGATATCTTTTGAGGGCGGCGCCAGCGGCGTGAGATATGGAACGCCGCAGGTGCGCAAGTTGACGGCATAGGTTAGGATCAAGAACAGCGACAGAATAAAACCGAACAGGCCAAGGAAAGAAGCGGCCGTCAGGACAATAAAGCGCAACAAGGTGATGCTGCCGGCGATGTTTTGATTGACAAGCGTGAACGTCGAGATGACAGCAATGGCGGCAATGACGAGCGTCGCCGGGGCAGCGAGCCCGGCGTTGATCGCCGCCTGGCCGATGATTAAGCCGCCGACGACCGACAGCGTCTGCCCGATGGCGATCGGCAGCCGCATCCCGGCTTCCTTAAACACTTCAAACAAGATCATCATTACAAACATCTCGAGCGGCACCGGAAGCGGGATCCCTTGGCGCGACAAAATAAGCGTCGCCAGCAAGGTAAATGGCAGCTGATCTGGATGGAAGGAAGTCAGAGCGACCCAGGCCCCCGGCAAATAAATGGCGACCGAGGTGCCGACAAGCCGGAGAAGGCGCTGAAACACGACAAACAGGAAAAACGTGTTGTTATCTTCCGACGTGTTCAGCAAAAAGGTTAAATTGCCCGGACCGATCAGGGCGATCGGCGCGCCGTCGACCAAGATGATAAAACGGCCGTTGAGGAGCGAATTGACGGCGAAATCGGGCCGCCCGGTATAGCCGAACATCGGGAACAAGGAAAACCGGGTGTCGGACAGCCACTCCTCAATTTGATTGGTGCTTGTCACCGAGTCGATGTACAAACTGAGCAGGCGGCTTCTCACCTCATCGATGATGGCGGTGTTGGCAATATCATCGACATAAAGGAGCCCCACTTTTGTCTGGCTGCGCGTGCCGATGACAAACGGTTCATAGACGAGCCGGTGCGAGCGCAGCCGCTTGCGGATGAGCGCCACGTTTTTGCTGATTTCTTCAATAAATCCATCTTTGGGCCCGCGGATCGATACTTCCGTGTTCGGCTCCTCCGGATCGCGGTTTGGCGGGCTGGCGAGCGGCATCGTGTACAAGACATCGGCTTCGTGAAAATAAATGAGCAAATCGCCGCTAAATAACTTGAAGTTCAGATCATCAATCCGCACTTCTTTTCCCATATATTCAAGCGCCGCCGGTTTGCGGACCTCGATGTCGGCGGCCGAAAAGCATGGATGCTGTTCGCACAGCTCGCGGAACATCGGATAGATGGCCTTTTGCAGCATTTGCGTATCGCACAGCTCCTCACAATAAATAAACAGCAAATGCACTGCAGCTGCTGAGCCGTCAGGCAAAAGGGATGGAATCGCGGCTTCCGTCATGATGACGTCAGGGCATTTGGCGTACATCGTGCGCAATGCCTCTTCGGAGATGATGACGGTCTCGAGCCCTGTGTAATCGTCTTTCAACCGCTTTCCTTCCGCGGCGCGCATCGGTCGTTTCATCGTGTCATCCCTCTTTTCTTTTTGCGGTATGCCAACAAAGCGAAACCACTCAGCACAATGGACAGCGCAAGACTAAACAGCAGCGATGCCGGCAGCACCCAATGTTTGACAAAATGCAAAAACTGTTCATCGCTGACTGGTGCCAGCGCTGCCAATGTGATTGCCAAGTAGAGGACAATGAGCACCCAACGGCGGGTTTGCGGATGACGGATCGGCAGCAGTTCCACAATGAGCGCCGTCGACAAAGAGATGCGGATAAAGGCGCCGGACAGCCATTGATAGAC is a window of Geobacillus kaustophilus DNA encoding:
- a CDS encoding SDR family NAD(P)-dependent oxidoreductase, whose protein sequence is MFLPSFRLDGKTALVTGAGRGIGRAIAIGFAEAGADVALIARTEADLQETASHIEQFGRKAYIYPLDVIDRKAVHDAVANVKQQAGSLDIVVNNAGMNIRTPALDVTDHEWETIMNTNLKSAFLVSQEAGRVMKEQKQGGNIINIASVAGHVALRTGVVYAATKAALIQMTKVLAFEWGRYGIRVNAIGPWYFRTPLTKTLLEDEAYVNDILAVTPLKRIGELPELVGPAVFLASDASSYITGQTLFVDGGMTIHGF
- a CDS encoding DUF6501 family protein, producing MIHHTWATRPTIKKVKCVHTNAEKYMVSNVLTPGKVYEVKSETDEFYFVIDNSGKVGGFYKDYFEEVK
- a CDS encoding sensor histidine kinase, with protein sequence MAGLYINQHVLNNLFYILVTIFAFSFIYDHSRAIRQRPLYGQALLGACLALAAVLCMKFPIYIDPLCVHDFRQIPFLLGTLYGGGAVGAVLFVVLMLARTVLYGFQPLTLIVYAIMFAIAAAASPLFRKLPQPSKLVMSLWLTFLLAVLTTFVAVIVADFPVTKPYIVYFIMMPPFVMMFAVYLMETLHEAQLARAELMKMEKMEIVSQMAASISHEIRNPLTVVKGFIQLLQTGRLPRETEERYIRIALEELERAEAIIRDYLTFAKPAPKETEPIDVATQLQKVLQMITPMAHMHSIHVSSSLEHGVVIGNAQYFQQCFLNLLKNSIEAMPNGGTLHVAAENRETSVVITISDNGVGMTKEQVRRFGEPYFSTKEKGTGLGAMVAVKIIEQMGGTWTIESAVQKGTTLTITLPASRVRPPTAEQSAAG
- a CDS encoding Ger(x)C family spore germination protein, with the protein product MRKRLLPFIASVILLGGCWDTRNIDHIVYVHSIGVDYKNGQVIAYVQLVGFTALAKVEAGGGKEKAAVSIGKAAGETFNIATDKIYPSIQQRVSWDHVKSLVFTKRALQKGIVADVIDVLNRYNEIRHTAWVYATDEPLSELFEATPLLNASSYYSLLSNPEEIFQQSSFIRPIRLNRLIADMDEKAATTRLPYLTIDRRRWIENKKPKPMLAVSGVCFLHDYTLQGCVRRSDLEGLRWLEHDIRRTPIYVKQKGKTIASLVVRNPKTKWSVKAKDGEPAFAVQVEAQGSIIELRKPLSRKQLVQLAEQTVKQEIRRLYELGKAWRIDTLNVSEQLYRQRPNIWKKHQSNGLIPLGDNTLSVSVKLAIGASGKEKLNYRAGD
- a CDS encoding spore germination protein, whose translation is MKRPMRAAEGKRLKDDYTGLETVIISEEALRTMYAKCPDVIMTEAAIPSLLPDGSAAAVHLLFIYCEELCDTQMLQKAIYPMFRELCEQHPCFSAADIEVRKPAALEYMGKEVRIDDLNFKLFSGDLLIYFHEADVLYTMPLASPPNRDPEEPNTEVSIRGPKDGFIEEISKNVALIRKRLRSHRLVYEPFVIGTRSQTKVGLLYVDDIANTAIIDEVRSRLLSLYIDSVTSTNQIEEWLSDTRFSLFPMFGYTGRPDFAVNSLLNGRFIILVDGAPIALIGPGNLTFLLNTSEDNNTFFLFVVFQRLLRLVGTSVAIYLPGAWVALTSFHPDQLPFTLLATLILSRQGIPLPVPLEMFVMMILFEVFKEAGMRLPIAIGQTLSVVGGLIIGQAAINAGLAAPATLVIAAIAVISTFTLVNQNIAGSITLLRFIVLTAASFLGLFGFILSLFLILTYAVNLRTCGVPYLTPLAPPSKDIGKVFIPSTWKQFITRDRIVRPNDLIAKERERK